From Amycolatopsis sp. cg9, one genomic window encodes:
- a CDS encoding DUF4326 domain-containing protein, with product MPTTVVNLKGHRDDPDYADVVYVGRAMHRGGWHLEGSKLASPFRPGPDGSREEVVAKYREHLLSRPDLLALLPALRGRRLGCWCVPEACHAQVIAELADHGG from the coding sequence ATGCCCACCACGGTCGTCAACCTGAAGGGCCACCGGGACGACCCGGACTACGCCGACGTCGTCTACGTCGGGCGCGCGATGCACCGCGGTGGCTGGCACCTCGAAGGCTCGAAGCTCGCCAGTCCCTTCCGGCCCGGCCCGGACGGGTCGCGTGAAGAGGTCGTCGCCAAGTACCGCGAACACCTGCTGTCGCGGCCGGACCTGCTCGCGCTGCTGCCCGCGCTCCGCGGCCGCCGCCTCGGGTGCTGGTGCGTTCCCGAGGCGTGTCACGCCCAGGTCATCGCCGAACTCGCAGATCACGGGGGGTAA
- a CDS encoding PAS domain S-box protein, producing MDDDRFRLLVQGVLDYAIFMLEPEGRISSWNAGAERIKGYAAEEIVGQHFSVFYPAEDVAAGKPGWELEVAAAEGRLEDEGWRVRKDGTRFWANVVITALYDDRGQLKGFGKVTRDMTDRRAAEVALRESEERFRLLVQSVVDYAIFVLDPAGRISSWNAGAERIKGYAAEEIVGQHFSVFYPAEDVAAGKPGWELEVAAAEGRLEDEGWRVRKDGTRFWANVVITALLDDRGRLQGFGKVTRDMTERRTAEQALRDRGRLVGHLVEAQEVERRRIAWDVHDESIQSMVAVGMRLQLLASRLPEPAATAVEALDDSVQAAIARLRGLVSRLRPPELDRHGLVEAVSAYVDDVAGRADLAHSVRDELTAEPSPEAAITAYRICQEALSNVHKHARATRIDLTLSTVDNGTRVRITDDGVGTATGEAGAGHFGLVEMRERAEAAHGWLSLTSTPGEGTTVEFWLPALPDVTGLEP from the coding sequence ATGGACGACGACCGGTTCCGCCTGCTGGTGCAGGGGGTGCTCGACTACGCGATCTTCATGCTGGAGCCGGAGGGCCGGATTTCGAGCTGGAACGCCGGGGCGGAGCGGATCAAGGGGTATGCGGCGGAGGAGATCGTCGGGCAGCACTTTTCGGTGTTCTACCCGGCGGAAGACGTCGCGGCCGGGAAACCCGGCTGGGAACTGGAAGTGGCGGCCGCGGAGGGGCGGCTGGAGGACGAGGGGTGGCGGGTGCGCAAGGACGGCACCCGGTTCTGGGCGAACGTGGTGATCACGGCGCTGTACGACGATCGGGGTCAGTTGAAGGGGTTCGGGAAGGTCACCCGCGACATGACGGACCGCCGGGCGGCCGAAGTCGCCCTGCGGGAAAGCGAAGAACGGTTCCGCCTGCTCGTGCAGAGCGTGGTCGACTACGCGATCTTCGTGCTGGACCCGGCGGGGCGGATTTCGAGCTGGAACGCCGGGGCGGAGCGGATCAAGGGGTATGCGGCGGAGGAGATCGTCGGGCAGCACTTTTCGGTGTTCTACCCCGCCGAAGACGTGGCCGCGGGAAAACCCGGCTGGGAACTGGAAGTGGCGGCCGCGGAGGGCCGGTTGGAGGACGAGGGGTGGCGGGTCCGCAAGGACGGCACCCGGTTCTGGGCGAACGTCGTGATCACCGCGCTGCTGGACGACCGGGGCCGGCTGCAGGGCTTCGGCAAGGTCACCCGCGACATGACCGAGCGCCGCACCGCCGAGCAGGCCCTGCGGGACCGCGGCCGGCTGGTCGGGCACCTCGTGGAGGCCCAGGAAGTGGAGCGGCGCCGGATCGCCTGGGACGTCCACGACGAGTCGATCCAGTCCATGGTCGCCGTCGGCATGCGCCTGCAGCTGCTCGCTTCCCGGCTGCCGGAACCGGCGGCGACCGCGGTCGAAGCGCTCGACGATTCGGTGCAGGCCGCCATCGCGCGGCTGCGCGGCCTGGTGTCCCGGCTGCGGCCGCCCGAGCTGGACCGCCACGGTCTCGTGGAAGCGGTCTCCGCCTACGTCGACGACGTCGCGGGCCGGGCGGACCTGGCGCACTCGGTGCGCGACGAGCTGACCGCCGAGCCGTCCCCGGAGGCGGCGATCACCGCGTACCGCATCTGCCAGGAGGCGCTCAGCAACGTCCACAAGCACGCCCGGGCCACCAGGATCGACCTCACCCTGTCCACAGTGGACAACGGAACGCGGGTGCGGATCACCGACGACGGCGTCGGCACGGCCACCGGTGAAGCCGGGGCCGGCCACTTCGGGCTGGTCGAAATGCGTGAGCGGGCCGAAGCGGCGCACGGCTGGCTTTCGCTGACGAGCACGCCCGGCGAGGGGACGACCGTGGAGTTCTGGCTGCCGGCGCTGCCCGACGTGACGGGACTCGAACCATGA
- a CDS encoding response regulator transcription factor, with product MTADEPHPVRVLLVEDHDMVAEALQLALDRADGITVVARARSRAEALADAREHHPDVVLLDRRLSDGDALGVIADLSAGGARVLVLTGDATPAIAAQVAKAGGAGLLFKSSQLGVLESAVRDVAAGGVVFEPELLPGVFDRLTGRVPAVGTALTARERQTLDLLGEGATTDEIALRLGVSRNTTRNHVQRVLEKLGARSKLEAVAVARREGLIG from the coding sequence GTGACCGCCGATGAGCCCCACCCCGTCCGCGTCCTCCTGGTGGAGGACCACGACATGGTGGCCGAGGCGTTGCAGCTGGCCCTCGACCGCGCCGACGGGATCACCGTGGTCGCCCGCGCGCGCTCCCGGGCGGAGGCGCTCGCCGACGCGCGCGAGCACCACCCGGACGTCGTGCTGCTGGACCGGCGGCTCTCCGACGGCGACGCGCTGGGCGTCATCGCGGACCTCTCGGCCGGCGGCGCCCGCGTGCTGGTGCTGACCGGCGACGCGACCCCGGCGATCGCCGCGCAGGTGGCGAAGGCGGGCGGTGCCGGGCTGCTGTTCAAGTCGTCGCAGCTGGGCGTGCTGGAGTCCGCCGTCCGTGACGTGGCCGCCGGCGGTGTGGTCTTCGAGCCGGAACTGCTGCCCGGCGTCTTCGACCGGCTCACCGGCCGCGTTCCCGCGGTCGGCACGGCGCTGACCGCCCGGGAACGCCAGACCCTCGACCTGCTGGGCGAAGGCGCGACCACCGACGAGATCGCCCTGCGGCTGGGCGTGTCGCGCAACACCACCCGCAACCATGTGCAGCGCGTGCTGGAGAAGCTCGGCGCGCGCTCGAAGCTCGAAGCCGTCGCCGTGGCCCGGCGGGAGGGCCTCATCGGCTGA
- a CDS encoding RraA family protein: MELEGLRQRFTALTTAHLADACIRAGLPVRCAPAPTRSVVPGDRLFGPAVPARHVGSVDVFLEAFETAAGGGVLVVDNGGRLDEACVGDLVVLEARAAGLSGVLIWGLHRDTADIRAIGLPVFSLGSLPTGPLTVGPRVDGGLAEAVVGTWRIGPSDLVLGDDDGVLFVPLTRAGELFALAEGIRDTERRQADRIRDGEPLRQQVRFAEFLAAREADPGLTFRAHLRAVGGAIEE, translated from the coding sequence ATGGAGCTCGAAGGACTCAGGCAGCGTTTCACGGCGCTGACCACCGCCCACCTCGCCGACGCGTGCATCCGGGCCGGGCTGCCGGTGCGCTGCGCCCCGGCGCCGACGCGCTCGGTGGTGCCCGGTGACCGCCTGTTCGGGCCGGCGGTCCCGGCCCGGCACGTCGGCAGCGTCGATGTCTTCCTGGAAGCCTTCGAAACCGCGGCCGGCGGTGGGGTGCTGGTCGTGGACAACGGCGGCCGCCTCGACGAAGCCTGCGTCGGGGACCTCGTGGTGCTGGAGGCGCGCGCCGCCGGGCTCTCCGGGGTGCTGATCTGGGGCCTGCACCGCGACACCGCGGACATCCGGGCCATCGGGCTCCCGGTGTTCAGCCTCGGCTCCCTCCCGACCGGCCCGCTCACCGTCGGCCCCCGCGTCGACGGCGGCCTGGCCGAAGCGGTCGTCGGCACCTGGCGGATCGGGCCGTCGGACCTCGTGCTGGGCGACGACGACGGCGTCCTCTTCGTCCCGCTCACCCGCGCCGGGGAGCTGTTCGCGCTCGCCGAGGGGATCCGCGACACCGAGCGCCGCCAGGCCGACCGGATCCGCGACGGCGAGCCGCTGCGGCAACAGGTGCGCTTCGCGGAGTTCCTCGCCGCGCGGGAAGCGGACCCCGGCCTGACGTTCCGGGCGCACCTGCGGGCCGTCGGCGGTGCCATCGAAGAATGA
- a CDS encoding Hsp70 family protein → MGYGLGIDLGTTFTAAAVDRAGHVEMVSLGDRTAAIPSVVLLRPDGSVLVGDAASRRAAVEPDRVTREFKRRLGDPTPVLLGGAPHSVASLMAHLLGYVVRTVAGQQGGRPDRITLTHPANWGPYKRELFEQVPKLTGIDRVGLITEPEAAAAHYAAQERLDEGAVVAVYDLGGGTFDATVLRKRNGGFEILGSPEGIEGLGGVDFDEAVFGHVDRALDGKLSQIDPDDPGAVAAVVRLRQECVLAKEALSADTEVAVPVLLPSVQTEVRLTRGEFEEMIRPSIAATLGSLHRALRSANLRPADLGAVLLVGGSSRIPLVSQLVSAELGRPTAVDIHPKYGVALGAAALASGRSGLVQATEARPAGPPPEIPRVPSPRGEPRLPPPREETRTMATPEFGAGAPPPSLGRPKPEGPGRRASRRGVVVGLCAVAVVAIGGVAVAVSNAGGSPSGNTPPATSSASETPTLVTLPPPETPQTTHATVVPPRTNAPVTTHRKTAPKTTTPTKTTTPTTTTTPTTTTTPTT, encoded by the coding sequence ATGGGCTACGGACTGGGCATCGACCTCGGCACGACCTTCACGGCCGCCGCCGTCGACCGCGCCGGCCACGTCGAAATGGTGTCGCTCGGCGACCGCACGGCGGCCATCCCGTCGGTGGTGCTGCTGCGGCCCGACGGCAGCGTGCTGGTCGGGGACGCGGCGAGCCGGCGGGCGGCCGTCGAACCCGACCGCGTGACGCGGGAGTTCAAGCGGCGCCTCGGCGATCCGACGCCGGTGCTGCTCGGCGGCGCGCCGCACTCGGTGGCGTCGCTGATGGCCCACCTCCTCGGGTACGTGGTCCGGACGGTCGCCGGGCAGCAGGGCGGCCGGCCGGACCGGATCACGCTGACCCACCCGGCGAACTGGGGACCGTACAAGCGGGAGCTGTTCGAGCAGGTGCCGAAGCTGACCGGGATCGACCGCGTCGGCCTGATCACCGAGCCCGAAGCCGCGGCGGCGCACTACGCGGCCCAGGAGCGGCTCGACGAGGGCGCCGTCGTCGCGGTGTACGACCTCGGCGGCGGCACGTTCGACGCGACCGTGCTCCGGAAGCGCAACGGCGGCTTCGAGATCCTCGGGTCGCCCGAGGGCATCGAGGGCCTGGGCGGGGTCGACTTCGACGAGGCCGTGTTCGGGCACGTCGACCGGGCGCTGGACGGGAAGCTGTCGCAGATCGACCCGGACGACCCGGGCGCGGTGGCGGCGGTCGTGCGGCTGCGCCAGGAATGCGTGCTGGCGAAGGAGGCCCTGTCGGCGGACACCGAGGTGGCGGTCCCGGTGCTGCTGCCGTCGGTGCAGACCGAGGTGCGGCTGACCCGCGGCGAGTTCGAGGAGATGATCCGCCCGTCGATCGCGGCGACGCTCGGGTCACTGCACCGCGCGCTGCGTTCGGCGAACCTGCGCCCGGCCGACCTCGGCGCGGTCCTCCTGGTCGGCGGCTCGTCCCGGATCCCGCTGGTCTCCCAGCTGGTTTCGGCCGAGCTCGGCCGCCCGACGGCGGTCGACATCCACCCGAAGTACGGCGTCGCCCTGGGTGCGGCGGCACTCGCCTCGGGCCGCTCCGGCCTGGTGCAGGCGACGGAGGCCCGCCCGGCCGGCCCGCCGCCCGAGATCCCGCGGGTGCCGTCGCCACGCGGGGAGCCGCGCTTGCCGCCACCGCGCGAGGAGACCCGCACGATGGCGACACCCGAGTTCGGCGCGGGAGCCCCACCGCCGTCCCTCGGCCGCCCGAAGCCGGAAGGCCCAGGCCGCCGTGCCTCCCGCCGCGGCGTGGTGGTGGGCCTGTGCGCGGTGGCGGTCGTGGCGATCGGCGGGGTGGCGGTGGCGGTCAGCAACGCGGGCGGCAGCCCATCGGGCAACACCCCACCGGCGACGAGTTCGGCGAGCGAGACGCCGACGCTGGTGACGCTGCCCCCACCGGAGACACCGCAGACGACGCACGCGACGGTGGTCCCGCCGCGCACGAACGCACCGGTCACGACGCACCGCAAGACGGCACCGAAGACGACGACCCCGACGAAGACGACCACGCCGACGACGACCACTACGCCGACAACGACGACAACTCCGACAACCTGA
- a CDS encoding response regulator transcription factor, with protein sequence MTELRVLISDDDAMIRDVLKEVLEDEPGIAVVAVAGDADEAIRLAERHRPAVAVLDVRMPGGGGARAAREIARCSPGTAILAFSAYADRASIAGLAAAGVTEYLVKGAPNRVIVEAVRRLGGQPAP encoded by the coding sequence ATGACCGAGCTGCGGGTGCTGATCTCCGACGACGACGCGATGATCCGCGACGTCCTCAAGGAGGTCCTCGAGGACGAGCCCGGCATCGCCGTGGTCGCGGTGGCGGGCGACGCCGACGAGGCGATCCGCCTCGCCGAGCGGCACCGGCCCGCCGTCGCCGTGCTCGACGTCCGGATGCCCGGTGGCGGCGGGGCGCGGGCGGCGCGGGAGATCGCCCGGTGCAGCCCGGGCACCGCGATCTTGGCTTTCTCGGCCTACGCCGACCGGGCCTCGATCGCCGGGCTCGCGGCGGCCGGCGTCACCGAGTACCTGGTGAAGGGCGCGCCCAACCGGGTCATCGTCGAAGCCGTCCGGCGGCTGGGCGGTCAGCCGGCCCCGTGA
- a CDS encoding MFS transporter: MISLRSAPARPTTGARQLALLAVVQVCAMSVWFSASAVVPALRAEWGLSREHAILLAAAVQVGFACGAVVSAAFNLADRIRPRTLIAAGALLAALCTAALPWCAHVRGLVVPLRFATGFALAGVYPVGMKVVVSWFPRRRGIALGTLLAALTVGSAVPTLLAPLDWRAVLLCAAVLATVGAAVSTLFVREGPDRAPSPPWEPRYLVRMVADRRQRLVCLGYFGHMWELYALWAWLPAYLAATGGPGGVTAFAVIGVCGAAGCLLGGALSDRCGRAVVAMVAMLVSAGCAVLSYAVSGTVLLLPVLLVWGVAVIADSGQFSAALAETADPRYVGTALTAMTAFGFLLSATTIQLLPLLADAAGWRAAVPVLAIGPALGAAAMHRLRR; the protein is encoded by the coding sequence GTGATCTCCCTCCGGTCCGCACCGGCGCGGCCCACCACCGGCGCCCGGCAGCTCGCCTTGCTCGCCGTCGTGCAGGTGTGTGCCATGAGCGTCTGGTTCTCCGCCTCCGCCGTCGTTCCCGCGCTGCGGGCCGAATGGGGGCTCTCCCGCGAGCACGCGATCCTCCTGGCCGCCGCCGTGCAGGTCGGCTTCGCCTGCGGGGCGGTGGTTTCGGCCGCCTTCAACCTCGCCGACCGGATCCGGCCGCGGACGCTCATCGCGGCCGGTGCGCTGCTCGCCGCCCTCTGCACCGCCGCGCTGCCGTGGTGTGCGCACGTGCGTGGGCTCGTCGTCCCCCTGCGGTTCGCCACCGGCTTCGCCCTCGCCGGTGTCTACCCGGTCGGGATGAAGGTCGTCGTGTCGTGGTTCCCGCGGCGGCGCGGCATCGCGCTGGGCACGCTGCTCGCGGCCCTCACCGTCGGGTCCGCCGTGCCCACGCTCCTGGCGCCGCTCGACTGGCGGGCTGTCCTGCTCTGCGCCGCCGTGCTCGCGACCGTCGGCGCCGCGGTGTCGACGCTCTTCGTCCGCGAAGGCCCGGATCGGGCGCCTTCGCCGCCGTGGGAGCCGCGGTACCTGGTGCGGATGGTGGCCGACCGGCGGCAGCGGCTGGTGTGCCTCGGCTACTTCGGGCACATGTGGGAGCTCTACGCCCTGTGGGCCTGGCTGCCCGCCTACCTCGCCGCGACCGGTGGGCCGGGCGGGGTGACCGCCTTCGCCGTCATCGGGGTCTGCGGGGCCGCCGGGTGCCTGCTGGGCGGCGCGCTCTCGGACCGCTGCGGGCGGGCCGTCGTCGCGATGGTGGCCATGCTCGTCAGCGCGGGGTGCGCCGTGCTGTCCTACGCGGTTTCCGGCACCGTCCTCCTGCTGCCCGTGCTTCTGGTCTGGGGCGTCGCCGTGATCGCGGACTCGGGGCAGTTCTCCGCCGCGCTCGCCGAAACCGCCGACCCGCGGTACGTCGGCACCGCGCTCACCGCGATGACGGCGTTCGGGTTCCTGCTCAGCGCCACGACCATCCAGCTGCTGCCGCTCCTGGCCGACGCCGCCGGCTGGCGCGCCGCCGTACCCGTGCTCGCGATCGGGCCCGCGCTCGGCGCCGCCGCGATGCACCGCCTGCGCCGGTAA
- a CDS encoding STAS domain-containing protein, with translation MVPQPRSADHELISAGGHMSLHLRHPRSRTVLVEVGGEVDLCTARRLDEVLQARIHDRVDEVVIDLSAVTFFSVAGLNSLLRAQLLADAAGAHLSVDAGQSRAVRRLFTLLPADFDDVAANVRP, from the coding sequence ATGGTTCCCCAGCCCCGCTCGGCCGACCACGAGCTCATCTCCGCCGGCGGTCACATGTCCCTGCACCTGCGCCACCCCCGCTCGCGCACGGTGCTCGTCGAGGTGGGCGGCGAGGTCGACCTCTGCACCGCGCGCCGGTTGGACGAAGTCCTCCAGGCGCGCATCCACGACCGGGTCGACGAGGTCGTCATCGACCTCTCCGCGGTCACGTTCTTCTCCGTCGCCGGCCTGAACTCCCTGCTGCGGGCCCAGCTGCTCGCCGACGCGGCGGGCGCGCACCTGAGCGTCGACGCCGGGCAATCGCGCGCGGTCCGGCGGCTGTTCACGCTGCTCCCGGCGGACTTCGACGACGTCGCGGCGAACGTCCGGCCCTGA
- the cutA gene encoding divalent-cation tolerance protein CutA yields the protein MAAEHVIVTSTTDSEAAARELAVQAVAGRLGACAQVVGPITSVYRWEGEVQTDQEWRVEIKTTADRVPALTERLRQLHGYDLPEVIATPIVGGSAGYLAWLTAETRGQDPVS from the coding sequence ATGGCGGCGGAGCACGTGATCGTGACGTCCACGACGGACTCGGAAGCGGCGGCGCGGGAGCTCGCCGTGCAGGCGGTGGCGGGACGGCTGGGGGCCTGCGCCCAGGTCGTCGGCCCGATCACCAGCGTCTACCGGTGGGAGGGCGAGGTGCAGACCGATCAGGAGTGGCGCGTCGAAATCAAGACGACCGCCGACCGCGTGCCGGCGCTGACCGAGCGCCTTCGGCAGCTGCACGGCTACGACCTGCCGGAGGTGATCGCCACGCCGATCGTCGGCGGCAGCGCCGGGTACCTCGCCTGGCTGACCGCCGAAACCCGTGGCCAGGACCCTGTTTCCTGA
- a CDS encoding ATP-binding protein encodes MDTQAPLTAECALPGLAGGLALVRRFTRLTLRAWANSAVADDAQLLVTELVTNALRHGRGRPVLRLVVTGGQIRIEVFDDDPALPVRRPADADGGWGLALVERLSSAWGTRRHGRGKVVWCALPATSAELAG; translated from the coding sequence GTGGACACCCAGGCCCCGCTCACCGCGGAGTGCGCCCTGCCCGGCTTGGCGGGCGGACTGGCCCTCGTGCGCCGGTTCACGCGGCTGACGCTGCGCGCGTGGGCGAACAGCGCCGTGGCCGACGACGCGCAGCTGCTCGTCACCGAGCTCGTGACCAACGCGCTGCGCCACGGTCGCGGCCGCCCGGTGCTGCGGCTGGTGGTGACCGGCGGGCAGATCCGCATCGAGGTGTTCGACGACGATCCGGCGCTGCCCGTGCGGCGGCCCGCCGACGCGGACGGCGGCTGGGGTCTCGCACTGGTGGAGCGCCTCTCCTCCGCGTGGGGGACCAGGCGCCACGGCCGCGGGAAGGTCGTCTGGTGCGCGCTGCCAGCGACTTCGGCCGAACTCGCCGGGTGA
- a CDS encoding DUF6292 family protein has translation MNALIGFGKDIEYHFARGLRAYLARVARAVGVGFESCSLDLDVPSSGYVALDRTLPDLPAHDLALIWDEVHGWSAEVEPESGGAAEVLGYLGGAEVVPPPRAVAGFVDALRCTGPPAGTFPPPVFRQPGHHEDLVDRLPVTGPEGLLRPSSTAW, from the coding sequence ATGAACGCGCTCATCGGCTTCGGCAAGGACATCGAATACCACTTCGCCCGCGGGCTGCGGGCCTACCTGGCCCGGGTAGCCCGCGCGGTCGGCGTCGGGTTCGAGTCGTGTTCGCTCGACCTCGACGTGCCCAGCTCCGGGTACGTGGCGCTCGACCGCACGCTCCCGGACCTGCCCGCGCACGACCTGGCCCTGATCTGGGACGAGGTGCACGGCTGGTCGGCGGAGGTCGAACCCGAGAGCGGCGGCGCGGCCGAGGTCCTCGGCTACCTCGGCGGCGCCGAAGTCGTGCCACCCCCGCGTGCGGTCGCCGGGTTCGTCGACGCGCTGCGGTGCACCGGGCCGCCCGCCGGCACGTTCCCGCCGCCAGTGTTCCGGCAGCCGGGTCACCACGAAGACCTGGTCGACCGGCTGCCGGTCACCGGCCCGGAGGGCTTGCTCCGGCCGAGCTCCACGGCCTGGTGA